The genome window GCTATCATCGTCGTTCGATTGCTGAAACTACCATGTTCCGCTTTAAGACTATTTTTGGGGGCAATCTCAGTGCGCGTCAATTTGACAATCAAGCCGTGGAATTGTTCATCAAATGTATTGCGCTCAACCGCATGATTCAGATCGCTAAACCCGAT of Synechococcales cyanobacterium T60_A2020_003 contains these proteins:
- a CDS encoding IS5/IS1182 family transposase → YHRRSIAETTMFRFKTIFGGNLSARQFDNQAVELFIKCIALNRMIQIAKPDSYKVEA